In one Pygocentrus nattereri isolate fPygNat1 chromosome 21, fPygNat1.pri, whole genome shotgun sequence genomic region, the following are encoded:
- the ssuh2.1 gene encoding protein SSUH2 homolog isoform X1: MEEKDEDIGAFDPSIPEEGSSAPPPGWLDSVSGYEDHLGDCTDQICPPPPDFVPQPENDRNASVPKVMVPQVSEDVAREALLKFVGKKWTYSSKPAQNLVFKDLKPFTVYRYRLETFTESRSSAWECETYTGQFVDGPQYGMIPQPWQVEVQYPPKFTDTVQKVRVPHTSSVKPCYQCRGKGRIRCTHCHGRGRMQCISCHGSGHGRNRRCAGCHGGGRRVCTWCHGSGHRTCRKCNGHKKLLHFIQLTVTWKNQVYEFIPDQQPEFPMKKFEKVSGEAFFIDESLLVYPVDGFPDQEICNASKEATQEHLLKYSASSRILQQRQTIELVPLTHAFYSYNGKDYDYFVYGTENKVYTSKYPTSCSIL; the protein is encoded by the exons GTGCATTTGATCCCAGCATTCCAGAGGAAGGTTCTTCAGCCCCCCCTCCTGGCTGGTTGGACAGTGTATCAGGCTATGAGGACCATCTAGGag ATTGCACAGATCAGATCTGCCCTCCTCCTCCTGATTTCGTCCCCCAGCCTGAAAATGACAGGAATGCGTCCGTCCCTAAAGTGAT GGTGCCTCAGGTGTCCGAAGATGTGGCCAGAGAGGCTTTGCTCAAGTTTGTGGGGAAAAAGTGGACATACAGCAGCAAGCCGGCTCAAAACCTAGTCTTCAAGGATCTGAAGCCATTTACTGTATATCGT TATCGCTTGGAAACCTTTACTGAGTCCAGATCAAGTGCCTGGGAGTGTGAGACATACACCG GGCAGTTTGTGGATGGGCCCCAGTATGGCATGATTCCCCAACCATGGCAAGTGGAAGTACAGTATCCACCCAAATTCACTGACACGGTTCAGAAAGTACGTGTGCCTCACACCTCATCTGTAAAG CCTTGTTACCAGTGTCGTGGAAAGGGACGAATACGCTGTACTCACTGCCACGGCAGAGGACGA ATGCAGTGCATTTCCTGTCATGGTTCTGGACACGGTCGCAACAGAAGATGTGCTGGCTGTCATGGAGGTGGAAGAAGAGT ATGTACATGGTGTCATGGTAGCGGCCATAGGACTTGCCGGAAATGTAATGGGCATAAAAAGCTCCTGCATTTCATTCAGCTCACAGTGACATG GAAGAACCAAGTGTATGAGTTCATACCCGACCAGCAGCCTGAGTTCCCCATGAAGAAGTTTGAGAAAGTGTCTGGGGAAGCATTCTTCATAGATGAAAGTCTCCTG GTCTATCCAGTAGATGGCTTCCCTGATCAAGAAATTTGCAATGCCTCTAAAGAAGCGACCCAGGAGCATCTACTCAAGTATTCAGCCTCCAGTCGCATCTTACAACAG CGACAGACAATCGAGCTGGTGCCTCTTACTCATGCCTTTTACTCCTACAATGGGAAAGACTATGACTATTTTGTCTATGGGACTGAAAATAAGGTTTACACCAGTAAATATCCGACTTCCTGCTCTATACTGTAA
- the ssuh2.1 gene encoding protein SSUH2 homolog isoform X3, whose translation MTGMRPSLKVPQVSEDVAREALLKFVGKKWTYSSKPAQNLVFKDLKPFTVYRYRLETFTESRSSAWECETYTGQFVDGPQYGMIPQPWQVEVQYPPKFTDTVQKVRVPHTSSVKPCYQCRGKGRIRCTHCHGRGRMQCISCHGSGHGRNRRCAGCHGGGRRVCTWCHGSGHRTCRKCNGHKKLLHFIQLTVTWKNQVYEFIPDQQPEFPMKKFEKVSGEAFFIDESLLVYPVDGFPDQEICNASKEATQEHLLKYSASSRILQQRQTIELVPLTHAFYSYNGKDYDYFVYGTENKVYTSKYPTSCSIL comes from the exons ATGACAGGAATGCGTCCGTCCCTAAA GGTGCCTCAGGTGTCCGAAGATGTGGCCAGAGAGGCTTTGCTCAAGTTTGTGGGGAAAAAGTGGACATACAGCAGCAAGCCGGCTCAAAACCTAGTCTTCAAGGATCTGAAGCCATTTACTGTATATCGT TATCGCTTGGAAACCTTTACTGAGTCCAGATCAAGTGCCTGGGAGTGTGAGACATACACCG GGCAGTTTGTGGATGGGCCCCAGTATGGCATGATTCCCCAACCATGGCAAGTGGAAGTACAGTATCCACCCAAATTCACTGACACGGTTCAGAAAGTACGTGTGCCTCACACCTCATCTGTAAAG CCTTGTTACCAGTGTCGTGGAAAGGGACGAATACGCTGTACTCACTGCCACGGCAGAGGACGA ATGCAGTGCATTTCCTGTCATGGTTCTGGACACGGTCGCAACAGAAGATGTGCTGGCTGTCATGGAGGTGGAAGAAGAGT ATGTACATGGTGTCATGGTAGCGGCCATAGGACTTGCCGGAAATGTAATGGGCATAAAAAGCTCCTGCATTTCATTCAGCTCACAGTGACATG GAAGAACCAAGTGTATGAGTTCATACCCGACCAGCAGCCTGAGTTCCCCATGAAGAAGTTTGAGAAAGTGTCTGGGGAAGCATTCTTCATAGATGAAAGTCTCCTG GTCTATCCAGTAGATGGCTTCCCTGATCAAGAAATTTGCAATGCCTCTAAAGAAGCGACCCAGGAGCATCTACTCAAGTATTCAGCCTCCAGTCGCATCTTACAACAG CGACAGACAATCGAGCTGGTGCCTCTTACTCATGCCTTTTACTCCTACAATGGGAAAGACTATGACTATTTTGTCTATGGGACTGAAAATAAGGTTTACACCAGTAAATATCCGACTTCCTGCTCTATACTGTAA
- the ssuh2.1 gene encoding protein SSUH2 homolog isoform X2, with the protein MEEKDEDIGAFDPSIPEEGSSAPPPGWLDSVSGYEDHLGDCTDQICPPPPDFVPQPENDRNASVPKVMVPQVSEDVAREALLKFVGKKWTYSSKPAQNLVFKDLKPFTYRLETFTESRSSAWECETYTGQFVDGPQYGMIPQPWQVEVQYPPKFTDTVQKVRVPHTSSVKPCYQCRGKGRIRCTHCHGRGRMQCISCHGSGHGRNRRCAGCHGGGRRVCTWCHGSGHRTCRKCNGHKKLLHFIQLTVTWKNQVYEFIPDQQPEFPMKKFEKVSGEAFFIDESLLVYPVDGFPDQEICNASKEATQEHLLKYSASSRILQQRQTIELVPLTHAFYSYNGKDYDYFVYGTENKVYTSKYPTSCSIL; encoded by the exons GTGCATTTGATCCCAGCATTCCAGAGGAAGGTTCTTCAGCCCCCCCTCCTGGCTGGTTGGACAGTGTATCAGGCTATGAGGACCATCTAGGag ATTGCACAGATCAGATCTGCCCTCCTCCTCCTGATTTCGTCCCCCAGCCTGAAAATGACAGGAATGCGTCCGTCCCTAAAGTGAT GGTGCCTCAGGTGTCCGAAGATGTGGCCAGAGAGGCTTTGCTCAAGTTTGTGGGGAAAAAGTGGACATACAGCAGCAAGCCGGCTCAAAACCTAGTCTTCAAGGATCTGAAGCCATTTACT TATCGCTTGGAAACCTTTACTGAGTCCAGATCAAGTGCCTGGGAGTGTGAGACATACACCG GGCAGTTTGTGGATGGGCCCCAGTATGGCATGATTCCCCAACCATGGCAAGTGGAAGTACAGTATCCACCCAAATTCACTGACACGGTTCAGAAAGTACGTGTGCCTCACACCTCATCTGTAAAG CCTTGTTACCAGTGTCGTGGAAAGGGACGAATACGCTGTACTCACTGCCACGGCAGAGGACGA ATGCAGTGCATTTCCTGTCATGGTTCTGGACACGGTCGCAACAGAAGATGTGCTGGCTGTCATGGAGGTGGAAGAAGAGT ATGTACATGGTGTCATGGTAGCGGCCATAGGACTTGCCGGAAATGTAATGGGCATAAAAAGCTCCTGCATTTCATTCAGCTCACAGTGACATG GAAGAACCAAGTGTATGAGTTCATACCCGACCAGCAGCCTGAGTTCCCCATGAAGAAGTTTGAGAAAGTGTCTGGGGAAGCATTCTTCATAGATGAAAGTCTCCTG GTCTATCCAGTAGATGGCTTCCCTGATCAAGAAATTTGCAATGCCTCTAAAGAAGCGACCCAGGAGCATCTACTCAAGTATTCAGCCTCCAGTCGCATCTTACAACAG CGACAGACAATCGAGCTGGTGCCTCTTACTCATGCCTTTTACTCCTACAATGGGAAAGACTATGACTATTTTGTCTATGGGACTGAAAATAAGGTTTACACCAGTAAATATCCGACTTCCTGCTCTATACTGTAA